The following coding sequences lie in one Azospirillum humicireducens genomic window:
- a CDS encoding DUF4142 domain-containing protein produces MKRHHLLATAALFLLSAPSLAQTPTPQKTVTGTGQLSQQDMTFAEKAAVSDMFEIQAGKLAQDHAKDTGVKQFGSHMMTDHTKTSDAMKAMAQRKSMTLPSSLDSEHRQKLDQLRGLQGDQFDSAYLQGQIDAHQTAVTLFRTQAEKGQDADLKRFAEQTLPTLEQHLRQVRDLRPNVASASGAAQQSTSFEQMMGKAVYGEDGGKLGDIADIILDAQSGQATQVVLDRGGILGIGAKQVALDYTLLNADGDRIVARQVTEDQVRQMAEFKYDDNTVSLGQRNGGGTADSLDSTQPRNPQ; encoded by the coding sequence ATGAAACGCCACCATCTTCTCGCCACCGCCGCCCTGTTCCTGCTTTCCGCTCCGTCGCTGGCGCAGACGCCGACGCCGCAGAAGACAGTGACCGGGACGGGGCAACTGTCGCAGCAGGACATGACCTTCGCCGAAAAGGCTGCGGTCAGCGACATGTTCGAAATCCAGGCCGGCAAGCTGGCGCAGGACCATGCCAAGGACACTGGCGTCAAGCAGTTCGGCAGCCACATGATGACCGACCACACCAAGACGTCGGACGCCATGAAGGCGATGGCCCAGCGGAAGTCGATGACGCTGCCCTCCAGCCTCGATTCCGAACACCGGCAGAAGCTGGATCAGCTGCGCGGCCTGCAGGGCGACCAGTTCGATTCCGCCTATCTGCAGGGCCAGATCGACGCCCACCAGACCGCCGTCACCCTGTTCCGCACCCAGGCCGAAAAGGGCCAGGATGCCGACCTGAAGCGCTTCGCCGAACAGACGCTGCCGACGCTTGAACAGCATCTGCGCCAGGTCCGCGACCTGCGCCCGAACGTCGCCTCCGCCAGCGGGGCGGCTCAGCAGAGCACCAGCTTCGAGCAGATGATGGGCAAGGCCGTCTATGGCGAGGACGGCGGCAAGCTGGGCGACATCGCCGACATCATCCTCGACGCCCAGTCGGGTCAGGCCACCCAGGTGGTGCTCGACCGCGGCGGCATTCTTGGCATCGGCGCCAAGCAGGTGGCGCTGGACTATACCCTGCTGAATGCCGATGGCGACCGCATCGTCGCCCGGCAGGTGACCGAGGATCAGGTCAGGCAGATGGCGGAGTTCAAGTATGACGACAACACCGTCTCGCTCGGCCAGCGCAATGGCGGCGGCACCGCCGACAGCCTGGACAGCACCCAGCCGCGCAATCCGCAGTAA
- the trkA gene encoding Trk system potassium transporter TrkA — MKVIICGAGQVGASIARHLALEDNDITVIDTSTELAQRMDESHDVRGMVGFASHPDVLAQAGARDADMLIAVTHSDEVNMVACEVAHSVFNIPLRIARIRKQAYLQPEWSSMFSAQHLAISVVISPEVEIAHSIARRLRSPGAFEMVPLADGKVHLIGVHCTNSSPLLNTPLRRLTEMFPDLRAAVLAVFRDGTGFVPRGNDILRLGDDVHLVCRTADIVRVVALFGHSEAPARRLVIAGGGNVGFNLAQIVERHMRGISIKMIEGNAARAELISRSLRSSTVVLNGDALDHEILEEAQVGRAETIVAVTNDDETNVFTSLLAKRAGCGRAITLLNKTSYAPIVAGLGMDVVVNPAAVTVSSILRHVRRGRVAAVQTIGDNFGEVVEAEALETSRAVSGPIGSIDLPGGMIIGALVRGNEVIIPTSQTVIEPHDRVIVMATADLVRKVEKLFAVGLEFF, encoded by the coding sequence ATGAAGGTGATCATCTGTGGAGCGGGACAGGTCGGGGCAAGCATCGCGCGGCACCTCGCGCTGGAGGACAACGACATCACGGTGATCGACACCTCGACCGAGCTGGCGCAGCGGATGGACGAGAGCCACGACGTGCGCGGAATGGTCGGCTTCGCCTCCCACCCCGATGTGCTGGCCCAGGCGGGCGCGCGGGACGCCGACATGCTGATCGCCGTCACCCATTCCGACGAGGTCAACATGGTGGCCTGCGAGGTCGCCCATTCGGTGTTCAACATCCCGCTGCGCATCGCCCGCATCCGCAAGCAGGCCTATCTGCAGCCGGAATGGTCGTCGATGTTCTCCGCCCAGCATCTGGCGATCAGCGTCGTCATCTCGCCGGAGGTGGAGATCGCCCACAGCATCGCGCGGCGCCTGCGCTCCCCCGGCGCGTTCGAGATGGTGCCGCTCGCCGACGGCAAGGTGCATCTGATCGGCGTCCACTGCACGAACAGCTCGCCCCTGCTCAACACGCCGCTGCGCCGCCTGACCGAGATGTTCCCGGATCTGCGCGCGGCGGTGCTGGCGGTCTTCCGCGACGGCACCGGCTTCGTGCCCAGGGGAAACGACATTCTGCGGCTGGGCGACGACGTGCATCTGGTCTGCCGCACCGCCGACATCGTCCGCGTCGTCGCCCTGTTCGGCCACAGCGAGGCGCCGGCACGCCGTCTGGTCATCGCCGGCGGCGGCAATGTCGGCTTCAATCTGGCGCAGATCGTCGAACGGCACATGCGCGGCATCTCCATCAAGATGATCGAGGGCAATGCGGCACGCGCCGAGCTGATCTCGCGCTCGCTGCGCTCCAGCACCGTGGTGCTGAACGGCGATGCGCTGGACCACGAGATCCTGGAAGAGGCGCAGGTCGGCCGGGCCGAGACCATCGTCGCCGTCACCAACGACGACGAGACCAACGTCTTCACCTCGCTGCTCGCCAAGCGCGCCGGCTGCGGGAGGGCGATCACGCTGCTGAACAAGACCTCCTACGCCCCGATCGTCGCCGGGCTGGGGATGGATGTGGTGGTCAACCCGGCGGCGGTCACCGTGTCCTCGATCCTGCGCCATGTCCGGCGCGGACGCGTCGCGGCGGTGCAGACCATCGGCGACAATTTCGGCGAGGTGGTGGAGGCCGAGGCGCTGGAGACCTCCCGCGCGGTCAGCGGCCCCATCGGGTCCATCGATCTGCCGGGCGGCATGATCATCGGCGCGCTGGTCCGCGGCAACGAGGTTATCATCCCCACCAGCCAGACGGTGATCGAACCGCATGACCGCGTCATCGTGATGGCCACGGCCGATCTGGTGCGCAAGGTCGAAAAGCTGTTCGCGGTGGGGCTGGAGTTCTTCTGA
- a CDS encoding TrkH family potassium uptake protein, with protein sequence MPNFRPILFIVSIVLLALAATMLIPAAVDFAYGNPDARVFLYSAAFTGACGGALALGTRCHLQGGLSLRQAFLLTPLTWTSTAAFAALPFQFSNFPELSLNYANAFFETMSGLTTTGSTVLVGLDRMAEGILLWRALLQWMGGIGIIGVAIAVLPALRVGGMQLFRTESSDRSQKVLPRAQQIAKAIVAVYAGLTVICAACYWLAGMTPFEAVVHALTSLSSGGFSTSDKSIGNFESPVLHWLVTLFMLLGSLPFVLYVRTLTGQRDALWKDSQVRSYLGFLVAVILPLSIWLAATHGHDFHDALRLVAFNVVSVVTTTGYAYTDYSQWGNLAVGVFFGLTFIGGCTGSTAGGIKIFRFEVMVTVLRTHFLHLIYPRGVFPRQYGNRQLNDDVLGSVIVFFALFFTAYSVITIALMALGLDFITSASAAVTALANVGPGLGDIIGPAGTFASLPDSAKWLLSLAMLLGRLELFTVLVLFMPQFWRG encoded by the coding sequence ATGCCGAATTTCAGGCCGATCCTGTTCATCGTCTCCATCGTGCTGCTGGCGCTCGCCGCGACGATGCTGATCCCGGCCGCGGTCGATTTCGCCTATGGCAATCCGGACGCCAGGGTCTTCCTCTATTCGGCCGCCTTCACCGGCGCCTGCGGCGGGGCTCTGGCGCTCGGCACCCGATGCCACTTGCAGGGCGGATTGTCGCTGAGGCAGGCCTTCCTGCTGACGCCGCTGACCTGGACCAGCACCGCGGCCTTCGCCGCCCTGCCCTTCCAGTTCAGCAATTTTCCCGAGCTGTCGCTGAACTACGCCAACGCCTTCTTCGAAACGATGTCGGGCCTGACCACCACCGGATCGACGGTCCTGGTCGGGCTGGACCGGATGGCGGAGGGCATCCTGCTGTGGCGGGCGTTGCTGCAATGGATGGGCGGCATCGGCATCATCGGCGTGGCCATCGCGGTCCTGCCGGCGCTGCGGGTGGGCGGCATGCAGCTGTTCCGCACCGAATCCTCCGACCGGTCGCAGAAGGTGCTGCCGCGCGCCCAGCAGATCGCCAAGGCGATCGTCGCGGTCTATGCCGGGCTGACGGTGATCTGTGCCGCCTGCTACTGGCTGGCCGGGATGACACCGTTCGAGGCGGTGGTGCACGCGCTGACCAGCCTGTCGAGCGGCGGTTTCTCCACCTCCGACAAATCCATCGGGAACTTCGAAAGCCCGGTTCTGCATTGGCTGGTGACGCTGTTCATGCTGCTCGGCAGCCTGCCCTTCGTTCTGTATGTCCGCACCCTGACCGGCCAGCGCGACGCGCTGTGGAAGGACAGCCAGGTGCGGAGCTATCTGGGATTCCTGGTTGCGGTGATCCTGCCGCTCAGCATCTGGCTGGCGGCGACCCACGGCCACGACTTCCACGACGCCTTGCGGCTGGTCGCCTTCAACGTCGTGTCGGTCGTCACCACCACCGGCTATGCCTATACCGACTACAGCCAATGGGGAAACCTGGCGGTCGGCGTGTTCTTCGGGCTGACCTTCATCGGCGGCTGCACCGGCTCCACCGCCGGCGGCATCAAGATCTTCCGGTTCGAGGTGATGGTGACGGTGCTGCGCACCCATTTCCTTCACCTGATCTATCCCCGCGGCGTCTTTCCGCGCCAGTATGGCAATCGGCAGCTGAACGACGACGTGCTCGGATCGGTGATCGTCTTCTTCGCTCTGTTCTTCACCGCCTACAGCGTGATCACCATCGCATTGATGGCCCTGGGGCTGGACTTCATCACCAGCGCCAGCGCCGCGGTGACCGCGCTGGCGAATGTGGGGCCGGGGCTGGGCGACATCATCGGCCCTGCCGGCACCTTCGCTTCCCTGCCGGATTCGGCAAAATGGCTGCTGTCGCTGGCGATGCTGCTGGGCCGGCTGGAGCTGTTCACCGTGCTTGTGCTGTTCATGCCCCAGTTCTGGCGGGGCTGA
- the pstS gene encoding phosphate ABC transporter substrate-binding protein PstS, whose product MTSAFVRCAAFGALAVLSVSVAPLSVASAADISGAGATFPYPIYAKWADAYKKETGTGLNYQSIGSGGGIKQIKAKTVTFGASDMPLKPEELEQAGLIQFPMIMGGVVPVVNLKGLKSGEVKLSGTVLANIYMGEITKWNDPQIKALNPDVNLPNTAIAPVYRSDGSGTNFLFTDYLSKTSPKFKTQIGANSSVQWPAGIGAKGNEGVANMVKQTDGSIGYVEYAYAKQNNITYVGLQNKDGKTVVPKIEAFQAAAANADWANSKGYYVILTDEPGADSWPITGASFILMYKNPQDVAVSAEALKFFDWAYKNGAKMATDLDYVPMPEAVVSLVQKTWSQSIQADGKPIWTASAK is encoded by the coding sequence ATGACCTCGGCGTTCGTTCGCTGCGCCGCCTTCGGTGCCCTGGCCGTTCTGTCCGTGTCGGTCGCCCCGCTGTCGGTCGCCTCGGCCGCCGACATCTCCGGCGCCGGCGCCACCTTCCCGTACCCGATCTATGCCAAGTGGGCCGACGCCTACAAGAAGGAGACGGGCACCGGCCTGAACTACCAGTCGATCGGTTCGGGCGGCGGCATCAAGCAGATCAAGGCCAAGACGGTCACCTTCGGCGCGTCGGACATGCCGCTGAAGCCGGAAGAGCTGGAGCAGGCCGGCCTGATCCAGTTCCCGATGATCATGGGCGGCGTCGTTCCGGTCGTGAACCTGAAGGGTCTGAAGTCCGGCGAGGTCAAGCTGTCGGGCACGGTTCTCGCCAACATCTACATGGGCGAGATCACCAAGTGGAACGATCCGCAGATCAAGGCGCTGAACCCTGACGTCAATCTGCCGAACACCGCCATCGCGCCGGTGTACCGTTCCGATGGGTCGGGCACCAACTTCCTGTTCACCGACTATCTGTCGAAGACCAGCCCGAAGTTCAAGACCCAGATCGGCGCCAACTCCTCCGTGCAGTGGCCGGCCGGCATCGGCGCCAAGGGCAACGAAGGCGTGGCCAACATGGTCAAGCAGACGGACGGCTCGATCGGCTACGTCGAATACGCCTACGCCAAGCAGAACAACATCACGTATGTCGGCCTGCAGAACAAGGACGGCAAGACCGTCGTTCCGAAGATCGAGGCCTTCCAGGCCGCCGCGGCGAACGCCGACTGGGCCAACTCCAAGGGCTATTACGTCATCCTGACCGACGAGCCGGGTGCGGACAGCTGGCCGATCACCGGCGCCAGCTTCATCCTGATGTACAAGAACCCGCAGGACGTCGCGGTCTCGGCCGAAGCGCTGAAGTTCTTCGACTGGGCCTACAAGAACGGCGCCAAGATGGCCACCGATCTGGACTATGTCCCGATGCCTGAGGCCGTCGTCTCCTTGGTCCAGAAGACCTGGTCGCAGTCGATCCAGGCCGACGGCAAGCCGATCTGGACCGCGTCGGCCAAGTAA
- a CDS encoding GMC oxidoreductase, whose protein sequence is MLRDARHVLNGTHIDCDLCVIGGGAAGLTIARELAGSSCSVVLLEGGGLEVDGISQALYAGRNVGLPYERLTTARSRYLGGSTNCWGGFSRPLEPGDFAERPWIPDSGWPIPRDTMMPYYERSQSVLGLGPFDYDTDFWMERVGGPKAALLPVEDEDGDGFENRLAQLSPPIRMGEAYRAEIGRAANITAFLNANVTGLDTNPTATAVERVQVRTLDGPGFTVGARLFVLGCGGIENARILLLSNTVQAAGLGNGNDLVGRYFADHPRFKTPPVRLSQQGRHRTLYDVSLCLARRRLRRPHPSVALALSPTAELQERHALPNSRTYLVASYHSGALDAFKAMRDLRLLPSRHSCRRFGVSEDESVSLLRNAGPRILRSMPQLAHALFDSIVDPGWLPRRFTLETVLEPVPNPDSRVTLDHATDPFGCNLPRVDWRLTEQDRRGAAETQRLLREDLLRRGLITNGGRQDEPAEATMADVGWCWHHMGTTRMHESPRHGVVDAEGRVHGVGNLFIAGSSVFPTMGADHPTMTIVALALRMTDRILALLQDERSSPPAPAVAASL, encoded by the coding sequence TTGCTTCGTGACGCCCGCCATGTCTTGAACGGCACCCATATCGATTGCGACCTGTGCGTGATCGGTGGCGGCGCCGCTGGCCTGACCATCGCGCGCGAGCTGGCCGGCAGTTCCTGCAGCGTCGTCCTGCTCGAAGGCGGCGGATTGGAGGTCGACGGCATCTCCCAGGCACTGTATGCCGGCCGCAATGTCGGCCTGCCCTATGAGCGGCTGACCACCGCGCGCAGCCGCTATCTGGGCGGCAGCACCAACTGCTGGGGCGGCTTCTCCCGCCCGCTGGAGCCCGGCGACTTTGCCGAACGTCCCTGGATTCCCGACAGCGGCTGGCCGATCCCGCGCGACACGATGATGCCCTATTACGAGCGCTCGCAGAGCGTGCTGGGCCTGGGGCCGTTCGACTACGACACTGATTTCTGGATGGAGCGGGTCGGCGGGCCCAAGGCGGCGCTGTTGCCGGTAGAAGATGAGGACGGGGACGGCTTCGAAAACCGCCTCGCCCAACTCAGCCCGCCGATCCGCATGGGCGAGGCTTACCGCGCCGAGATCGGGCGCGCCGCCAACATCACCGCCTTCCTCAACGCCAACGTCACCGGCCTGGACACCAACCCGACCGCCACCGCGGTGGAGCGGGTGCAGGTCCGCACCCTGGACGGACCGGGCTTCACCGTCGGCGCCCGGCTGTTCGTGCTGGGCTGCGGCGGCATCGAGAATGCCCGCATCCTGCTGCTGTCCAACACGGTGCAGGCGGCGGGGCTCGGCAACGGCAACGATCTGGTTGGCCGCTACTTCGCCGATCATCCGCGCTTCAAGACACCGCCGGTCCGCCTGAGCCAGCAAGGGCGGCACCGCACGCTCTATGATGTCAGCCTGTGTCTGGCGCGGCGGCGGCTGCGCCGTCCGCACCCGTCGGTGGCGCTGGCGCTGTCGCCGACCGCGGAGCTGCAGGAACGCCATGCGCTGCCCAACTCCCGCACATATCTGGTCGCCTCCTACCATTCGGGGGCGTTGGACGCCTTCAAGGCGATGCGCGACCTGCGGCTCCTGCCCTCGCGCCACAGCTGCCGGCGCTTCGGCGTGTCGGAGGACGAGTCGGTCAGCCTGCTGCGCAACGCCGGCCCGCGCATCCTGCGCAGCATGCCGCAGCTCGCCCACGCCCTGTTCGACAGCATCGTCGATCCGGGCTGGCTGCCCCGGCGCTTCACCCTGGAAACGGTGCTGGAGCCGGTTCCCAACCCCGACAGCCGGGTGACGCTCGACCATGCCACCGACCCGTTCGGCTGCAACCTGCCGCGGGTGGACTGGCGGCTGACCGAGCAGGACCGTCGGGGCGCGGCCGAGACCCAGCGCCTGCTGCGCGAGGATCTGCTGCGCCGCGGCCTGATCACGAACGGCGGGCGGCAGGACGAGCCCGCCGAGGCGACGATGGCGGATGTCGGCTGGTGCTGGCACCATATGGGCACGACGCGCATGCACGAATCGCCGCGCCACGGCGTGGTCGATGCGGAAGGCCGCGTGCATGGCGTCGGGAACCTCTTCATCGCCGGCAGTTCCGTCTTTCCCACCATGGGCGCCGACCACCCGACCATGACCATCGTGGCGCTGGCGCTGCGGATGACCGACCGCATCCTCGCCCTGCTGCAGGACGAACGGAGCAGTCCGCCTGCCCCCGCGGTCGCCGCCTCGCTTTGA
- a CDS encoding methyl-accepting chemotaxis protein, which produces MADRADQRRRSGIKSKMLIAFGTVAALPCIAAVVGWMSYGAVRGHVADITGTQVPVLSAAHGLATITARVLALGPLIDAASSEEDLTRLRSAAAGQRAELDGQLARLADGHGDIGRMGELSATARSLLGTVDALGAATGRRLSLQEQRSARLAELSDAHARLLAALKPDMQASREQLAQAIAAMVEVTSQSSEAIGGELGQTVIPLFQLRGAEAALAKALLIGAFETDRSKVMSLSTDFDSALSDLQGALRPLAKSEAAAPVIAAINGLAAYGDGDKSVYTRRVRQLTPGIGEAEAGKLAEAQAAAVDEIVRLDRDANSRMLPLMLNSRGRIAEAGNAIAERMQDLSTNVVPEAQHRYTVLSGLMADANLLAGKLAEAGNAETPARLAIARRTLDPLAATIQKTLQESKGDLGTEVSRLAERLLALGFGDAGILALRGGELAAYAENAALIENNRSTGAALTGMVDGLVQSAETATAEGAAAAHDALERTNEIQFLLATAGVLLAGLIVTLYVGRRVVGRMEALADAMRRVAGGDLTVDQKADGNDEITDMARALFVFIANARAMEEAHEKVEIERRNAASARRTSMLEIADQFERNVLSSVETLAEAARVMAARARSLTDIAANANDRADAAMQLSGEMAAGIQQVATAASEISQSIAEISKRTGESARIIGDTAAGAEQVKATVADLSSTAGEIGAVVGLIDEIAGQTNLLALNATIEAARAGEMGRGFAVVAGEVKALAGQTAQATAEIARQIAATQAASRQTAEVVATMTGSVQRIESNASAIAAAVEEQATITSSIVDSSHRVAVGTQAASDHVAGLSEAAAKVRAQAGDVLQVAESLSHEATSLGSAVHLFLQEIRAAR; this is translated from the coding sequence ATGGCAGATCGCGCCGACCAGCGCCGGCGATCCGGCATCAAGTCGAAGATGCTGATCGCCTTCGGAACCGTGGCGGCACTGCCCTGCATCGCGGCGGTGGTCGGCTGGATGTCCTATGGCGCGGTCCGGGGCCATGTCGCCGACATCACGGGAACGCAGGTGCCGGTGCTCAGCGCCGCGCACGGCCTCGCCACCATCACGGCGCGGGTGCTGGCGCTGGGACCGCTGATCGACGCCGCATCGTCGGAGGAGGACCTGACCCGGCTGCGCAGTGCAGCGGCGGGCCAGCGCGCGGAGCTGGACGGCCAGCTCGCCCGGCTGGCCGACGGGCATGGCGACATCGGCCGCATGGGCGAGCTGTCGGCCACCGCCCGCTCGCTGCTGGGCACCGTCGACGCGTTGGGCGCGGCGACCGGCCGCCGGTTGAGCCTGCAGGAACAGCGCAGCGCCCGGCTGGCGGAGTTGAGCGACGCCCATGCCCGGCTGCTGGCGGCGCTGAAGCCGGACATGCAGGCCTCGCGCGAACAGCTTGCCCAGGCGATCGCTGCAATGGTGGAGGTGACCTCGCAATCCTCCGAGGCCATCGGCGGCGAGCTGGGGCAGACGGTGATTCCGCTGTTCCAGCTGCGCGGCGCGGAGGCGGCGCTGGCCAAGGCGCTGCTGATCGGCGCCTTCGAGACCGACCGCTCCAAGGTGATGTCGCTGTCCACCGACTTCGATTCGGCGCTGTCCGATCTCCAGGGCGCCCTGCGCCCGCTGGCGAAGAGCGAGGCGGCCGCCCCCGTCATCGCGGCGATCAACGGGCTGGCGGCCTATGGCGACGGCGACAAGAGCGTCTACACCCGCCGCGTCCGCCAGCTGACCCCCGGCATCGGGGAGGCCGAAGCGGGCAAGCTGGCCGAAGCCCAGGCCGCCGCGGTCGACGAGATCGTCCGGCTGGACCGCGACGCCAACAGCCGCATGCTGCCGCTGATGCTGAATTCCCGCGGGCGCATCGCCGAGGCCGGAAACGCCATCGCGGAGCGGATGCAGGATCTTTCCACCAACGTGGTGCCGGAGGCGCAACACCGCTACACCGTGCTGAGCGGTCTGATGGCCGACGCCAACCTGCTGGCCGGCAAGCTGGCCGAGGCCGGCAACGCGGAAACGCCGGCCCGGCTGGCCATCGCGCGCCGCACGCTCGATCCGCTGGCCGCGACGATCCAAAAGACCTTGCAGGAGTCGAAGGGCGATCTGGGCACTGAGGTCAGCCGGCTGGCCGAACGGTTGCTGGCCCTGGGCTTCGGCGATGCCGGCATTCTGGCGCTGCGCGGCGGCGAACTGGCCGCCTATGCCGAGAATGCCGCGCTGATCGAGAACAACCGCAGCACCGGCGCCGCCCTGACCGGGATGGTCGACGGGCTGGTGCAGTCGGCCGAAACCGCGACCGCCGAGGGGGCCGCCGCCGCCCATGACGCGCTGGAGCGCACCAACGAGATCCAGTTCCTGCTGGCGACGGCCGGCGTGCTGCTGGCCGGGCTGATCGTTACGCTCTATGTCGGGCGCCGGGTGGTCGGCCGGATGGAGGCCCTTGCCGACGCCATGCGCAGGGTGGCCGGCGGCGACCTGACGGTGGACCAGAAGGCCGACGGCAACGACGAGATCACCGACATGGCCCGCGCCCTGTTCGTCTTCATCGCCAACGCCCGCGCCATGGAAGAGGCGCACGAGAAGGTGGAGATCGAGCGCCGCAACGCCGCTTCGGCCCGCCGGACCAGCATGCTGGAGATCGCCGACCAGTTCGAGCGCAACGTGCTGAGCAGCGTGGAGACCCTGGCGGAGGCCGCCCGCGTGATGGCCGCCCGCGCCCGCTCGCTGACCGACATCGCCGCCAATGCCAACGACCGGGCCGACGCTGCGATGCAGCTGTCCGGCGAGATGGCGGCGGGGATCCAGCAGGTGGCGACCGCCGCTTCGGAGATCTCGCAGTCGATTGCCGAGATCAGCAAGCGCACCGGCGAATCCGCCCGCATCATCGGCGACACCGCCGCCGGGGCGGAGCAGGTGAAGGCCACCGTCGCCGACCTGTCGAGCACGGCGGGGGAGATCGGCGCCGTGGTGGGGCTGATCGACGAGATCGCCGGACAGACCAACCTGCTGGCGCTGAACGCCACCATCGAAGCGGCGAGGGCAGGGGAGATGGGCCGCGGCTTCGCTGTGGTCGCCGGGGAGGTGAAGGCCCTTGCCGGCCAGACCGCCCAGGCCACCGCCGAGATCGCCCGGCAGATCGCCGCGACCCAGGCGGCCAGCCGCCAGACGGCGGAGGTGGTGGCGACCATGACCGGCAGCGTCCAGCGCATCGAATCGAATGCCTCGGCCATCGCCGCGGCGGTGGAGGAGCAGGCGACCATCACGTCGAGCATCGTCGACAGCTCCCACCGCGTGGCCGTCGGCACCCAGGCGGCGTCGGACCATGTCGCCGGCCTGTCGGAGGCCGCGGCCAAGGTGCGCGCCCAGGCCGGCGACGTGCTGCAGGTGGCGGAAAGCCTGTCGCACGAGGCGACCAGCCTCGGCTCCGCCGTGCATCTGTTCCTCCAGGAAATCCGGGCCGCGCGATGA
- a CDS encoding glutathione S-transferase N-terminal domain-containing protein has translation MLKLRWSPTSPYVRKVMMVVIERGLEDRVERVATDPWSADTDLPRENPLGKVPALTLADGTTLFDSPVVAEYLDTLGDRAPLFPPAGPARWSALRFQAVADGICDAAILRRLESMRPDGERSVNWMERQRKAVARALDLLEADAAALGGEDTIGTLAVLAALAYLDFRFGDEDWREGRPALAAWFDKASDRDSLRRTAPPVQRLQ, from the coding sequence ATGTTGAAGCTGCGCTGGAGCCCCACCTCGCCCTATGTGCGCAAGGTGATGATGGTCGTCATCGAACGCGGGCTTGAGGATCGGGTGGAGCGGGTGGCGACCGATCCCTGGTCGGCCGATACCGACCTGCCCAGGGAAAATCCGCTGGGCAAGGTTCCCGCCCTGACGCTTGCGGATGGCACCACCCTGTTCGACAGCCCGGTCGTCGCCGAGTATCTCGATACGCTCGGCGACCGGGCGCCGCTGTTCCCGCCGGCCGGCCCGGCACGCTGGAGCGCGCTGCGGTTCCAGGCGGTCGCCGACGGCATCTGCGACGCCGCCATCCTCCGCCGGCTCGAGTCCATGCGCCCCGATGGCGAGAGGTCGGTGAACTGGATGGAGCGCCAGCGCAAGGCGGTCGCCCGCGCGCTCGACCTGCTGGAGGCCGACGCGGCGGCGCTGGGCGGCGAGGACACCATCGGCACGCTCGCCGTCCTGGCGGCGCTCGCCTATCTCGATTTCCGCTTCGGGGACGAGGACTGGCGTGAAGGCCGCCCGGCGCTTGCGGCGTGGTTCGACAAGGCATCCGACCGCGACAGCCTGCGGCGCACCGCTCCGCCCGTACAACGCTTGCAATAA
- the pstC gene encoding phosphate ABC transporter permease subunit PstC: MTEIALTLTDAHASTARRARRQRLQDAAFRNATLFFALLVLFILGGVTVSLIDGALPALRAFGFGFVTTEVWNPVSEEFGALAPIYGTLITSVIAMAVGIPVSFGIALFITEMCPAWLKRPLGVAIELLAGIPSIIYGIWGLFVFAPFMQSTIQPFLIATLGQIPGIGNLFMGPPYGIGVLTAGLILGIMVLPFITSITRDVFETVPPMVRESAYGLGATTWEVVWNVVLPYTRTGVVGGVMLGLGRALGETMAVTFVIGNAHRISSSIMAPGTTISASIANEFTEAVGDVYTASLVALGLILFLITFTVLSIAKLMLLRLQRKAGV; the protein is encoded by the coding sequence ATGACCGAGATCGCGCTGACCTTGACCGACGCACACGCTTCCACCGCCCGACGGGCCCGCCGCCAGCGCCTGCAGGATGCGGCTTTCCGCAACGCCACGCTCTTCTTTGCGCTGCTCGTCCTGTTCATTCTGGGCGGCGTCACGGTTTCTCTCATCGACGGCGCGCTTCCGGCACTGCGCGCGTTCGGCTTCGGCTTCGTCACGACCGAGGTCTGGAACCCGGTGTCGGAGGAATTCGGCGCGCTCGCCCCGATTTACGGCACGCTGATCACGTCGGTCATCGCCATGGCTGTCGGCATTCCGGTCAGCTTCGGCATCGCGCTGTTCATCACCGAGATGTGCCCGGCCTGGCTGAAGCGGCCGCTGGGCGTCGCCATCGAACTGCTGGCGGGTATTCCCAGCATCATCTACGGCATCTGGGGCCTGTTCGTCTTCGCCCCCTTCATGCAGTCGACCATCCAGCCCTTCCTGATCGCCACGCTGGGTCAGATCCCCGGCATCGGCAATCTGTTCATGGGCCCGCCCTACGGCATCGGCGTGCTGACCGCCGGCCTGATCCTGGGCATCATGGTGCTGCCCTTCATCACCTCCATCACCCGCGACGTCTTCGAGACGGTGCCGCCGATGGTGCGCGAATCCGCCTACGGGCTGGGCGCCACCACCTGGGAGGTGGTGTGGAACGTGGTGCTGCCCTACACCCGTACCGGCGTGGTCGGCGGCGTCATGCTGGGGCTGGGCCGCGCGCTGGGTGAGACGATGGCCGTCACCTTCGTCATCGGCAACGCGCACCGCATCAGCTCCTCCATCATGGCGCCGGGCACGACGATCTCGGCCTCCATCGCCAACGAATTCACCGAAGCGGTCGGCGACGTCTACACCGCCTCGCTGGTGGCGCTGGGCCTGATCCTGTTCCTGATCACCTTCACCGTGCTGTCGATCGCCAAGCTGATGCTGCTGCGCCTGCAGCGCAAGGCCGGAGTCTGA